From one Luteipulveratus mongoliensis genomic stretch:
- a CDS encoding ATP-binding cassette domain-containing protein has product MIHARGLVQTFQTGRGKDKKEVRAVDGVDLDIAEGEVVGFLGPNGAGKTTTLRMLTTLLKPTAGTATVAGYDVVKESEQVRRSIGYVSQAGGTFSGARAGEEVMDHGMLYGRSKAEVQKRGHELFDQLQLDGLWERMPKNMSGGQKRRLDIVMGLIHEPTLVFLDEPTTGLDPQARANLWEHIADLRTRRGATVFLTTHYLDEADALSDRILIIDQGRIVAADTADNLKAQVSGDLVDLEVSDPADLQRAAEHLASIAGSGSRDAVQVEGNHVRGRVQRAGRAVPGLLRSLDGSSITLESIEVHRPTLDDVFLTLTGRSLRDADASGAPPEGEDAAEEAGRPTEGARA; this is encoded by the coding sequence ATGATTCACGCACGCGGCCTGGTGCAGACGTTCCAGACCGGACGGGGCAAGGACAAGAAGGAGGTCCGCGCGGTTGACGGCGTCGACCTCGACATCGCGGAGGGCGAGGTCGTGGGCTTCCTCGGCCCCAACGGAGCCGGCAAGACCACGACCCTGCGGATGCTGACGACGCTGCTGAAGCCCACCGCGGGCACGGCCACCGTCGCTGGGTACGACGTCGTCAAGGAGTCCGAGCAGGTGCGCCGCAGCATCGGCTACGTCTCCCAGGCTGGTGGCACCTTCAGCGGTGCGCGCGCCGGGGAGGAGGTCATGGACCACGGGATGCTCTACGGCCGATCCAAGGCCGAGGTGCAGAAGCGTGGCCATGAGCTGTTCGACCAGCTCCAGCTCGATGGCCTGTGGGAGCGGATGCCCAAGAACATGTCGGGCGGGCAGAAGCGTCGCCTCGACATCGTGATGGGCCTCATCCACGAGCCGACGCTGGTCTTCCTCGACGAGCCGACGACCGGGCTGGACCCGCAGGCGCGAGCCAACCTGTGGGAGCACATCGCCGACCTGCGCACCCGACGCGGCGCGACGGTCTTCCTCACCACCCACTACCTGGACGAGGCGGACGCGCTCAGCGACCGGATCCTCATCATCGACCAGGGGCGCATCGTCGCGGCGGACACCGCCGACAACCTCAAAGCGCAGGTCTCCGGTGACCTGGTCGACCTGGAGGTGTCCGACCCGGCTGACCTGCAGCGCGCGGCTGAGCACCTCGCGAGCATCGCGGGTTCAGGTTCTCGGGACGCCGTCCAGGTCGAGGGCAATCACGTCCGCGGTCGGGTGCAGCGAGCCGGACGAGCGGTGCCGGGGCTGCTGCGCAGTCTCGACGGATCGTCAATCACGTTGGAGTCCATCGAAGTTCACCGGCCCACGCTCGATGATGTGTTCCTCACCCTCACCGGCCGGTCGCTTCGAGATGCGGACGCATCCGGGGCACCACCCGAGGGGGAGGACGCCGCTGAGGAAGCCGGTCGTCCCACGGAAGGAGCGCGGGCATGA
- a CDS encoding AMP-binding protein yields the protein MNQPSQPSYASGVSDKPLLGDTIGANLARTVERYADREALVDVPTGRRWTYAELLADVDTLAKGLVAQGISKGDRVGIWSPNCAEWSLLQYATARVGAVLVCVNPAYRSHELSYVVKQSGMRLLVSAVEHKGSDYRAMVEEVRGDCPDLRDVVYIGERSWDDLVAAGGRTSDDELSRRTTELAPDEPINIQYTSGTTGFPKGATLSHHNILNNGYFVGELVDYTERDRICIPVPFYHCFGMVMGNLAATSHGACMVIPAPSFDPVATLKTVAAERCTSLYGVPTMFIAELGLDDFKAYDLGSLRTGIMAGSPCPVEVMKRVVAEMNMTEVAICYGMTETSPVSTMTRVDDDLARRTETTGRAMPHIEIKVVDPVSGLPVGRGETGELCTRGYSVMLGYWEQPDKTAEAIDRARWMHTGDLATMDDDGYLNVVGRIKDLVIRGGENVYPREVEEFLYTHPAIADVQVIGVPDEKYGEELMAWVVMKPEAEPLTAEAVREFASGRLAHYKIPRYVHVTDTFPMTVTGKVRKVEMRERAAEILAGPPAE from the coding sequence ATGAACCAGCCCAGCCAGCCGTCGTACGCCTCGGGTGTCTCGGACAAGCCTCTTCTCGGCGACACCATCGGCGCCAACCTCGCGCGCACGGTCGAGCGGTACGCCGACCGTGAAGCCCTCGTTGACGTACCGACCGGCCGGCGCTGGACGTACGCCGAGCTGCTGGCTGACGTGGACACGCTCGCCAAAGGCCTTGTAGCGCAAGGGATCTCGAAGGGTGATCGCGTCGGCATCTGGTCACCCAACTGCGCGGAGTGGTCGCTGCTGCAGTACGCCACGGCGCGCGTCGGTGCGGTGCTGGTCTGCGTCAACCCCGCGTACCGGTCGCACGAGCTGTCCTACGTCGTGAAGCAGTCGGGGATGCGGCTGCTGGTGAGCGCGGTCGAGCACAAGGGCTCCGACTACCGCGCGATGGTCGAGGAAGTGCGCGGCGACTGCCCCGATCTGCGCGACGTCGTCTACATCGGCGAGCGCTCGTGGGACGACCTGGTCGCGGCCGGAGGACGCACGTCCGACGACGAGCTCAGTCGGCGTACAACCGAGCTGGCACCCGATGAGCCGATCAACATCCAGTACACCTCGGGCACCACGGGTTTCCCCAAGGGCGCGACGCTCAGCCACCACAACATCCTCAACAACGGCTACTTCGTGGGCGAGCTCGTTGACTACACGGAGCGGGACCGGATCTGCATCCCGGTGCCGTTCTACCACTGCTTCGGCATGGTGATGGGCAACCTCGCGGCCACCTCGCACGGTGCCTGCATGGTGATTCCGGCACCGTCGTTCGATCCGGTGGCGACACTGAAAACCGTTGCAGCAGAACGCTGTACGTCTCTCTACGGTGTCCCGACGATGTTCATCGCCGAGCTCGGTCTCGACGACTTCAAGGCGTACGACCTCGGCAGCCTCCGGACGGGGATCATGGCCGGCTCCCCGTGCCCGGTCGAGGTGATGAAGCGGGTCGTTGCGGAGATGAACATGACCGAGGTGGCGATCTGCTACGGCATGACCGAGACCTCGCCCGTGTCCACAATGACGCGCGTCGATGACGACCTCGCGCGGCGTACGGAGACGACCGGCCGCGCGATGCCGCACATCGAGATCAAGGTGGTCGACCCGGTCAGCGGGCTGCCCGTCGGCCGCGGCGAGACCGGTGAGCTGTGCACCCGCGGCTACAGCGTGATGCTCGGTTACTGGGAGCAGCCGGACAAGACGGCCGAGGCGATCGACCGGGCGCGTTGGATGCACACCGGCGACCTGGCCACGATGGACGACGACGGCTACCTCAACGTCGTCGGCCGCATCAAGGATCTCGTGATCCGCGGCGGCGAGAACGTCTACCCGCGCGAGGTCGAGGAGTTCCTCTACACGCACCCGGCGATCGCGGACGTCCAGGTGATCGGGGTGCCGGACGAGAAGTACGGCGAGGAGCTGATGGCCTGGGTCGTCATGAAGCCCGAGGCCGAGCCACTCACCGCGGAGGCGGTCCGCGAGTTCGCCTCGGGTCGCCTGGCGCACTACAAGATCCCGCGCTACGTGCACGTCACCGACACCTTCCCGATGACCGTCACCGGCAAGGTCCGCAAGGTCGAGATGCGCGAACGTGCCGCAGAGATCCTCGCCGGCCCGCCGGCCGAGTAG
- a CDS encoding DinB family protein, producing MTRPTTSTRRRDQPPPRTGSSEQDVLLGFLDYLRASVAAKVDGVPEPQVRRAGVPSGTNLLGLVNHLTHVERSLFLGEHVRSWPATFRAVDADSVDVVVAGYREAVEEANAVIAAATDLGGTSWRPKASDKAPTLRWALTHMIEETGRHAGHADILRELIDGQTGR from the coding sequence ATGACCCGACCAACGACCTCCACTCGACGACGCGACCAGCCTCCGCCGAGGACGGGGAGCTCCGAGCAGGACGTGCTGCTCGGGTTCCTCGACTACCTCCGCGCCTCGGTGGCGGCGAAGGTCGACGGCGTGCCGGAGCCGCAGGTGCGTCGGGCCGGCGTCCCGTCAGGGACCAACCTGCTCGGGCTGGTCAACCACCTCACCCACGTCGAACGGTCCCTGTTCCTGGGCGAGCACGTCCGCAGCTGGCCGGCGACCTTTCGGGCCGTCGACGCCGATTCCGTCGACGTCGTGGTCGCCGGCTATCGCGAGGCGGTCGAGGAGGCCAACGCGGTGATCGCCGCTGCGACCGATCTCGGCGGCACGTCCTGGCGGCCGAAGGCGAGCGACAAGGCCCCGACGCTGCGGTGGGCGTTGACCCACATGATCGAGGAGACCGGCCGCCACGCCGGGCACGCCGACATCCTTCGCGAGCTGATCGACGGGCAAACCGGACGATGA
- a CDS encoding aldose 1-epimerase family protein has translation MTLPSGEQWTIRHGDHEAVIVQVGGGIRCYTVSGRPVLRGYAEDAKADGGRGQLLMPWPNRVRDGKFTFDGRDEQLALSEPARSNASHGLVRWALWSLAEQSESSLTVSYSLLPQQGWDWPLELRVTYALADDGLTVTPSATNVGTTVAPFGFGAHPYVTTGEEHVDDLTLTLPAATVLDVDDHLIPTGTSPVPEALDFRQPRQVGATQLDHAFTDLASVSIRSSASAPDLLDQRGDGLDQRGDGLDQRGDGLDQRDVWRISVSQGGATTTLWADAEAYPFVQVFTGDSLPDASARRTGVAVEPMTCPANALATGESLVRLDPGHTWSASWGVSPATAS, from the coding sequence GTGACCCTTCCCAGTGGTGAGCAGTGGACGATCCGGCATGGCGACCACGAGGCCGTGATCGTGCAGGTCGGCGGTGGCATCCGCTGCTACACCGTCTCCGGGCGGCCGGTGCTGCGCGGTTATGCCGAGGACGCCAAGGCCGACGGTGGCCGGGGCCAGCTGCTGATGCCGTGGCCCAACCGGGTCCGTGACGGCAAGTTCACCTTCGACGGCCGGGACGAGCAGCTCGCGCTCTCTGAGCCGGCCCGGTCCAACGCGTCGCACGGCCTGGTCCGATGGGCGCTCTGGTCGTTGGCCGAGCAGTCCGAGAGCTCACTCACGGTCTCGTACTCCCTTCTGCCCCAACAGGGTTGGGACTGGCCACTCGAGCTACGGGTGACGTACGCCCTCGCGGACGACGGCCTCACCGTCACCCCTTCGGCCACCAATGTCGGTACGACCGTCGCCCCCTTCGGCTTCGGCGCGCACCCTTACGTCACGACGGGTGAGGAGCACGTGGACGACCTCACGCTGACCCTGCCGGCCGCGACCGTGCTGGACGTGGACGACCACCTGATCCCGACGGGGACGTCGCCGGTCCCGGAGGCTCTCGACTTCCGCCAGCCGCGGCAGGTGGGCGCGACGCAGCTGGACCACGCGTTCACGGATCTCGCCTCGGTCTCGATACGGTCCTCCGCTAGCGCTCCGGACCTACTCGACCAGCGGGGTGACGGGCTCGACCAGCGGGGTGACGGGCTCGACCAGCGGGGTGACGGGCTCGACCAGCGGGATGTGTGGCGGATCTCGGTGAGCCAGGGAGGGGCGACGACGACCTTGTGGGCCGACGCGGAGGCGTACCCCTTTGTCCAGGTCTTCACCGGCGACTCGTTGCCGGACGCAAGCGCCCGGCGTACCGGCGTCGCCGTGGAGCCGATGACCTGCCCGGCCAACGCGCTCGCGACCGGCGAGTCGCTCGTACGCCTTGACCCGGGACACACCTGGAGCGCGTCGTGGGGCGTGAGTCCGGCGACGGCTTCCTAG
- a CDS encoding PadR family transcriptional regulator, which translates to MAATEIRLMVLGAVSLFEPVNGYQIRRELLSWRVEDWANIKPGSIYSALSTLTGQHRLERHDLVDNGRDVAVYTITDDGRAELQRLFVVAVETVVPGSRLGFYTAMSLMPLMPREAVLDSLMARTKMLEDQIQDGEQTLAARDTAPPHVGELVELWQVMAEGELAWIGRLITRARDGELGLQGDPPTSWAPPADDPGWQMDADRKRYRGLLGR; encoded by the coding sequence ATGGCCGCGACCGAGATCCGCCTGATGGTGCTGGGCGCGGTATCCCTTTTCGAGCCGGTCAACGGCTACCAGATCCGCCGCGAGCTGTTGTCCTGGCGGGTCGAGGACTGGGCGAACATCAAGCCAGGCTCGATCTACTCGGCGCTGTCGACCCTGACCGGACAGCACCGGCTGGAGCGTCACGATCTGGTCGACAACGGCCGCGACGTCGCGGTCTACACGATCACCGACGACGGCCGGGCCGAGCTGCAACGTCTGTTCGTCGTGGCGGTCGAGACAGTGGTCCCGGGCTCGCGGCTCGGCTTCTACACCGCGATGAGTCTGATGCCGCTGATGCCACGTGAGGCAGTGCTCGACAGTCTCATGGCCCGGACCAAGATGCTCGAGGACCAGATCCAGGACGGCGAGCAGACCCTCGCGGCGCGAGACACCGCGCCGCCGCACGTGGGCGAGCTGGTCGAGCTCTGGCAGGTCATGGCGGAGGGCGAGCTGGCCTGGATCGGCCGACTCATCACTCGGGCCCGTGACGGAGAGCTGGGTCTGCAGGGTGACCCACCGACGTCGTGGGCGCCGCCGGCCGACGACCCGGGCTGGCAGATGGACGCTGACCGCAAGCGCTATCGCGGCCTGCTCGGTCGCTGA